CTTCAGGTGATCGCCGGCGTTGAAGCCCAGGCGGCCGTCGAAGTCCAGGTGGCGGTTGTGCCAGTAACCGTAGGTGCCATCGGGCGGCTGTTTGGGCGCCAGGCGTTCGAGGTGCGCAAGCACGTCGCGCTCGAGGCAGTCGATGCCCTCGGTGACGAGCAGGCCGGACGAGGTGTGGCACGTAAGGACGAGCACGATTCCGTCGCGGGCGCCGCTCGCCGCAACGACGCGGTCCACCTCGGATGTGACGTCGATCATTTCCATGTCCGTGCGGGACTGGACCTCGATGCGTTCGAGTTTGATGATCACGCGGTCTCCCCCAGCAAGG
This Vicinamibacterales bacterium DNA region includes the following protein-coding sequences:
- a CDS encoding secondary thiamine-phosphate synthase enzyme YjbQ; its protein translation is MIIKLERIEVQSRTDMEMIDVTSEVDRVVAASGARDGIVLVLTCHTSSGLLVTEGIDCLERDVLAHLERLAPKQPPDGTYGYWHNRHLDFDGRLGFNAGDHLKSILGGVNCFFPIENGVVVRGSRQRVYFVEYDGPLARTVLVQVIGQ